CCGCGGCGAGGGCGGCCGAACTCGCCGCCGAGTACCGGGCTGAACTCCGGTGCTACGACCCCCGCCTCCCTCACTACGACCTCGTGGTCTCGGAGGACCCCGGCCCGAGCGGCCCGGTTGACCCGGTTCCGGTGGTCGAGGAGACCGACGCCACGCGGGTCTCGGACTTCTGTCACGACGTTGCCGCCGCGGTGTTCGAGGCACTCTCGGAACTCGACGAGAAAGCCGTCGAGCGGGCCGTGCTGGAGGCGTATCTCCACTCTGCCGAGTCGGTGACCGACCCCGACGAACTCTGTTTGGTCTTGCTCTCGACGGCGGCGGTCGAACTCGACGACCGACTCGAACCCGACCGGCAGGGCGAGGTCCTGCGAGTCGCCGCGGACCGACTCGGCGCTCGCTCGGACTCCGCGGCGTCGGGCGCGGCCGACCCCGTGGACGCCGCGCTGTCGCGCTTGGACGGACTTTCGCTGGTCGGCGATTACGCGGTGGACCGGAA
This genomic stretch from Halorussus pelagicus harbors:
- a CDS encoding DUF7551 domain-containing protein, coding for MVGGTLRDLRERIADRHDESGRYYVSCARTGERPVPVAGKRFETRETAARAAELAAEYRAELRCYDPRLPHYDLVVSEDPGPSGPVDPVPVVEETDATRVSDFCHDVAAAVFEALSELDEKAVERAVLEAYLHSAESVTDPDELCLVLLSTAAVELDDRLEPDRQGEVLRVAADRLGARSDSAASGAADPVDAALSRLDGLSLVGDYAVDRNGGRERTSLFEDGRAGRSWTVTVEEYAFDSVDGRVPTLPFAVELLRRLPGERIAVSDLRATGESGWTFVVSADAASSRAVSLAVPENA